One genomic segment of Deltaproteobacteria bacterium includes these proteins:
- the rplL gene encoding 50S ribosomal protein L7/L12 — protein sequence MALTKDEVVDFLSAMPVIELAEFIKTLEEKWGVSAAAPVAAAGAGAAAVVEEKTAFDVVLTDAGANKINVIKEVRAVTGLGLKEAKDLVEGAPKTLKEGVTKEEAAKLKEQIEKAGAKVAIK from the coding sequence ATGGCTCTTACAAAAGACGAAGTCGTAGACTTCCTCTCGGCAATGCCAGTTATCGAGCTTGCTGAGTTCATCAAAACTCTTGAAGAAAAATGGGGCGTTTCTGCAGCAGCTCCTGTTGCGGCAGCAGGCGCTGGCGCGGCTGCAGTTGTAGAAGAAAAAACAGCGTTCGACGTTGTTTTGACTGACGCAGGCGCTAACAAAATCAACGTTATCAAAGAAGTTCGCGCAGTTACAGGTCTCGGCCTGAAAGAAGCGAAAGATCTCGTTGAAGGCGCGCCAAAGACTCTTAAAGAGGGCGTGACTAAAGAAGAAGCTGCTAAACTCAAAGAGCAGATCGAAAAAGCAGGCGCGAAAGTTGCGATTAAGTAG
- a CDS encoding 50S ribosomal protein L1: MAKRGKRYNGAKTKLQSQQKDAQAKLSIEQGIKLAVETATAKFDESIDVAIRLGIDPKQSDQQVRGAVPLPHGLGRNVRVLVFAKGPKEAEAKEAGADFVGGDDLVEKINGGWLEFDKAIATPDMMGTVSKVAKVLGPRGLMPNPKVGTVTMNVGDTVKAEKRGKLDFRVDKAGIIHAGIGKKSMGAEKLKENFAALIGAVVKAKPASSKGVYVQGISVSSTMGPSVKVEPLSATASDTAN; encoded by the coding sequence ATGGCAAAACGCGGAAAGCGCTACAACGGCGCAAAAACAAAACTTCAGTCTCAACAAAAAGACGCTCAGGCAAAGCTTTCGATCGAGCAAGGCATCAAGCTTGCGGTTGAAACAGCAACTGCGAAGTTCGATGAATCGATCGACGTAGCAATTCGCCTGGGTATTGATCCAAAACAATCTGATCAACAGGTTCGTGGAGCAGTTCCGCTCCCACATGGTCTCGGCAGAAATGTTCGCGTCCTTGTTTTCGCTAAGGGCCCTAAAGAGGCTGAAGCGAAAGAAGCTGGTGCAGATTTCGTTGGTGGCGATGATCTCGTTGAAAAAATCAACGGCGGCTGGCTTGAGTTTGATAAAGCTATCGCGACTCCTGACATGATGGGAACCGTATCGAAAGTCGCGAAGGTCCTTGGGCCTCGTGGCTTGATGCCGAACCCAAAAGTCGGAACTGTCACGATGAACGTCGGCGACACTGTGAAAGCTGAAAAACGCGGTAAACTTGATTTCCGTGTTGATAAAGCTGGAATCATTCATGCTGGTATCGGCAAAAAATCGATGGGTGCAGAAAAGTTGAAAGAAAACTTCGCTGCATTGATTGGTGCTGTCGTAAAAGCAAAGCCGGCAAGCTCAAAAGGCGTTTACGTTCAAGGTATCAGCGTCTCATCGACGATGGGCCCAAGCGTAAAGGTCGAGCCATTGTCAGCAACGGCATCCGATACAGCGAACTAA
- a CDS encoding 50S ribosomal protein L10: protein MLVTREDKAKEVATLAANFGKANAAFLVDFKGMTVEQVTGLRKKLHPINAEMSVVRNTLALRALSGHPKSEAALKDGFVGTNAVVFAYGEAAATAKTLHDYSKDVESLQLKVGVMDGNPLSNAAVKTLASLPSKDVLRAMLLGTLQGAASKFVRTLAAYKDKQEGTTAS, encoded by the coding sequence ATGTTAGTTACTCGTGAAGATAAGGCGAAAGAAGTAGCAACGCTTGCCGCGAACTTCGGTAAGGCGAACGCTGCATTTCTTGTCGACTTCAAGGGGATGACGGTTGAGCAGGTCACTGGCTTGCGCAAAAAGCTTCACCCGATCAATGCAGAAATGAGCGTTGTTCGAAACACGCTCGCTCTTCGTGCACTTTCGGGACACCCGAAGTCTGAAGCGGCATTGAAAGACGGTTTCGTTGGAACCAACGCAGTTGTGTTCGCCTACGGCGAAGCAGCGGCGACAGCGAAAACACTGCACGACTATTCAAAAGACGTTGAAAGTCTTCAATTGAAAGTCGGCGTTATGGACGGCAATCCGCTCTCAAACGCTGCAGTCAAAACACTCGCAAGCTTGCCATCGAAAGATGTCTTGCGCGCAATGTTGCTCGGTACTCTTCAAGGTGCGGCTTCGAAATTCGTTCGTACTCTTGCGGCATACAAAGACAAACAAGAAGGAACGACAGCTTCGTAA
- the rplK gene encoding 50S ribosomal protein L11, producing MAKKVTAMIKLQIPAGKANPAPPVGPALGQHGVNIMEFCKQFNARTQGKGDTIIPVIITVYQDRSFTFITKTPPVSILLKQAIKLQSGSKMPQKDKVGKVNMKQVREIATLKLPDLNCSTVESAMNQVVGTAKSMGLEIQE from the coding sequence ATGGCTAAAAAAGTCACTGCAATGATTAAGTTGCAGATTCCGGCAGGGAAGGCGAATCCAGCGCCACCCGTGGGACCGGCGCTCGGCCAGCATGGGGTAAACATCATGGAGTTCTGTAAACAGTTTAACGCCCGAACACAGGGCAAAGGTGACACGATTATTCCTGTCATCATTACTGTTTACCAGGACCGATCGTTTACCTTCATCACCAAGACGCCGCCCGTGTCGATTCTGCTAAAACAGGCAATCAAGCTCCAGTCAGGATCTAAGATGCCGCAGAAAGATAAGGTCGGTAAGGTGAACATGAAGCAAGTTCGCGAAATCGCGACACTGAAGCTTCCGGATCTCAACTGCTCGACCGTCGAGTCGGCTATGAACCAGGTTGTTGGCACTGCCAAGAGCATGGGTCTCGAAATTCAGGAGTAG